A genomic stretch from Chloroflexota bacterium includes:
- a CDS encoding ABC transporter ATP-binding protein, giving the protein MTGSGEPPIVAAGLTKRYGDLVAVDGLDLELRRGEIFGLLGQNGAGKTTTILMLLGLTEPSGGTARVMGLDPARDALRVKRMVGYLPDSVGFYGDLTGRQNLRYTARLNGMRGEEAEGRIEAALAQVGLSDRGNGRADTYSRGMLQRLGIADALIKDPDILILDEPTAAIDPIGVVEILQLLRDLVRERRVTVLLSSHLLTQVQSVCDRVGIFAAGRLIGLGTVSELAARFGNDTGQVEVTFEGEQAAGAAERIGPFLGGIPQVEHVDPADGAGAPWRLHVRPASAGRQVREAVLAGAARDGLGLTAIRSADPSLDDIYRAALREAGLHRAAVEPGDPVGAVA; this is encoded by the coding sequence GTGACCGGGAGCGGCGAACCGCCCATCGTCGCGGCCGGGCTGACCAAGCGCTACGGCGACCTGGTCGCGGTCGACGGCCTCGACCTGGAGCTGCGCCGCGGGGAGATCTTCGGCCTGCTGGGGCAGAACGGGGCGGGCAAGACGACCACCATCCTGATGCTGCTGGGGCTGACCGAGCCGAGCGGCGGGACGGCGCGAGTGATGGGCCTCGACCCGGCGCGGGACGCTCTGCGCGTCAAGCGCATGGTGGGCTACCTGCCGGACAGCGTCGGCTTCTACGGCGACCTTACCGGGCGCCAGAACCTGCGCTACACGGCGCGGCTGAACGGGATGCGTGGTGAGGAGGCGGAGGGACGGATCGAGGCGGCACTGGCCCAGGTGGGGCTCAGCGATCGCGGCAACGGCCGGGCCGACACCTACTCACGCGGAATGCTCCAGCGTCTCGGCATCGCCGATGCCCTGATCAAGGACCCCGACATCCTGATCCTCGACGAGCCGACCGCGGCGATCGACCCGATCGGGGTGGTCGAGATCCTCCAGCTGCTGCGTGACCTCGTTCGCGAGCGCCGGGTGACGGTGCTCCTCTCGAGCCACCTGCTCACGCAGGTCCAGTCCGTCTGCGATCGGGTGGGCATCTTCGCCGCCGGCCGGCTCATCGGCCTGGGCACGGTCTCCGAGCTGGCAGCTCGATTCGGCAACGACACCGGCCAGGTCGAAGTCACGTTCGAGGGCGAGCAGGCGGCCGGCGCCGCCGAGCGCATCGGGCCGTTCCTGGGCGGCATCCCCCAGGTCGAGCACGTCGATCCGGCCGATGGCGCAGGAGCGCCGTGGCGACTGCACGTGCGACCGGCCAGCGCCGGGCGGCAGGTCCGCGAGGCGGTCCTTGCCGGCGCCGCGCGCGACGGGCTGGGGCTCACGGCCATTCGCTCGGCCGATCCCTCGCTCGACGACATCTATCGGGCGGCACTGCGCGAGGCGGGCCTGCATCGGGCAGCGGTCGAGCCTGGTGATCCGGTCGGAGCGGTCGCATGA
- a CDS encoding class I SAM-dependent methyltransferase codes for MVEAPHRATFRLSSVQREYRTKLLTKLASGQYHLEDVLGCPCGSTDAKPIASHDRFGLPIGVVLCGSCGLARSSPRLSTADLPDFYQHDYHGLHMSLPAPDPSTALFRRGQGAAIVSLMRDQLPDGPLRVAEIGAATGQVLREFAEAAGRDVTTAGCEYASAYVEAGRSVGTDMRQGGPETLQDLAPFDVVILSHVVEHLPDLTAGLADVRALGDEATLFYVEVPGLLTIDRKREYAFRFDRYLTVAHTFHFTLTTLTETMARAGFRLISGDEEIRSIFSQGERQEPKPEPANARAVMDGLRALESWSNRSRQAKLFLALRSNGIRRRLKLLRKGRLREAVS; via the coding sequence ATGGTCGAGGCACCGCATCGGGCCACCTTCCGACTCAGCTCCGTTCAGCGGGAATATCGAACGAAGCTGCTGACAAAGCTGGCGAGCGGCCAGTACCACCTGGAGGATGTCCTCGGGTGTCCATGCGGATCAACGGACGCGAAGCCGATCGCGTCGCACGACCGCTTCGGGCTGCCGATCGGCGTCGTCCTGTGTGGCAGCTGCGGCCTGGCCCGGTCCTCCCCGCGCCTCTCCACCGCCGACCTCCCGGATTTTTATCAGCATGACTACCACGGGCTGCACATGAGCCTTCCCGCTCCGGACCCCTCGACCGCGCTCTTTCGCCGCGGGCAGGGCGCGGCCATCGTCTCGCTGATGCGGGACCAGCTGCCTGACGGGCCGCTGCGCGTCGCCGAGATCGGGGCTGCCACAGGCCAGGTGCTGCGCGAGTTCGCGGAGGCGGCTGGCAGAGACGTGACGACGGCTGGCTGCGAGTACGCGTCAGCCTACGTTGAGGCGGGTCGGTCGGTGGGCACTGACATGCGACAGGGTGGGCCAGAAACGTTGCAGGATCTGGCTCCCTTCGATGTCGTGATTCTCAGTCACGTCGTCGAACACCTGCCCGACCTGACCGCCGGGCTCGCCGATGTCCGAGCCCTTGGCGACGAGGCCACCCTCTTCTATGTTGAGGTCCCTGGTCTGCTCACGATCGACCGCAAGCGGGAGTACGCGTTCCGCTTCGATCGGTACCTGACCGTGGCGCATACGTTCCACTTCACCCTGACGACGCTGACCGAGACGATGGCACGCGCTGGATTCCGCCTCATCTCGGGGGACGAGGAGATCCGGAGCATATTCAGCCAGGGTGAGCGGCAGGAGCCGAAGCCTGAACCCGCGAATGCGAGGGCGGTCATGGATGGCCTTCGAGCCCTCGAGTCGTGGTCGAATCGGTCACGACAGGCAAAGCTGTTCCTTGCTCTGCGCTCGAATGGCATCCGGCGCCGCCTGAAACTGCTGAGAAAGGGTCGCCTTAGGGAGGCTGTCAGCTGA
- a CDS encoding amino acid ABC transporter permease, with protein sequence MIAADAPQPGSILSQVEASQARSRVLFRLKSGATWLVLIGIVLVGLYATGNIDTAFIGLWGPFIIGGAGLTLLVSVVSIFFATILALISAMGRLSRNPYLSGVAALYVSLVRGTPLIVQIYFIYLALPQVGIVLPAIPSGIIALSFNYGAYLTEIFRAGIQAVPKGQREAAESLGMPERLVMRRIVLPQALRIVIPAIGNEFVAMLKDSSLVSILAVEELLFRAQLVGRQNFRSLETLLIAAAVYWLLTITFSYFQERLERRMARGDR encoded by the coding sequence GTGATCGCAGCTGACGCTCCCCAGCCCGGTTCAATCCTCTCCCAGGTCGAGGCCAGCCAGGCCAGATCACGCGTCTTGTTCCGCCTGAAGTCAGGCGCCACCTGGCTGGTCCTGATCGGCATCGTGCTGGTGGGCCTGTATGCCACGGGCAACATCGACACCGCGTTCATCGGCCTATGGGGGCCGTTCATCATCGGCGGGGCCGGACTGACGCTCCTCGTCTCCGTCGTGTCGATCTTCTTCGCCACCATCCTGGCGCTCATCAGCGCGATGGGACGGCTCTCGCGCAACCCGTACCTCAGCGGGGTCGCAGCGCTCTACGTCTCCCTCGTCCGCGGCACGCCGCTCATCGTCCAGATCTACTTCATCTACCTGGCACTTCCCCAGGTGGGGATCGTCCTGCCGGCGATTCCGTCGGGGATCATCGCGCTCAGCTTCAACTACGGCGCATACCTGACCGAGATCTTCCGCGCCGGGATCCAGGCCGTGCCCAAGGGCCAGCGCGAGGCGGCCGAGTCGCTCGGCATGCCGGAGCGGCTGGTGATGCGCCGGATCGTGCTGCCGCAGGCCCTGCGGATCGTGATCCCCGCGATCGGCAACGAGTTCGTGGCCATGCTCAAGGACTCGTCGCTCGTGTCCATCCTCGCCGTGGAGGAGCTGCTCTTCCGCGCCCAGCTGGTCGGGAGACAGAACTTCCGCAGTCTCGAGACCCTGCTCATCGCGGCGGCCGTGTATTGGCTCCTTACGATCACATTCAGCTACTTCCAGGAGCGCCTGGAGCGACGGATGGCGCGCGGCGACCGATGA
- a CDS encoding ABC transporter permease subunit: MTTVETAATAPARSVPRSGWLVVAGKEFADHVLSLRFFVLLIVLGLAAGIPLFLATERIHELASEVSGAQAVFLALFIIGPQDVSIFGLDVSVQGFIGLAAPLLGIAFAFDAVNGERAQGTLPRLVAQPIHRDDVINGKFVASLAAITLVLLSVVLLISGFGLLRLGIVPAWSEVFRLLVWFVVTIAYVAVWLAFGLLLSVVVHRAATAALIGFGVWMGIAMFGRFVLNLLLGAIAPVTDSTAIDRALGLYQLHAFVLRLLPTTLYSEASSVLLNPSLTGTNTPATLGELTQAQQQIPSLLSLDQSLLLVWPHVVALVALTVICFAIGYIQFMRQEVRA, translated from the coding sequence ATGACCACCGTCGAGACGGCCGCGACCGCGCCGGCGCGGAGCGTTCCACGCTCGGGATGGCTGGTCGTGGCCGGCAAGGAGTTCGCCGATCACGTGCTGAGCCTGCGGTTCTTCGTCCTGCTCATCGTGCTCGGCCTGGCGGCGGGGATCCCGCTCTTCCTTGCGACCGAGCGGATCCACGAGCTGGCATCGGAGGTCAGCGGGGCACAGGCGGTCTTCCTGGCGCTCTTCATCATCGGGCCGCAGGACGTCTCGATCTTCGGGCTCGACGTGAGCGTGCAGGGCTTCATCGGCCTCGCCGCACCGCTGCTGGGGATCGCCTTCGCCTTCGACGCGGTCAATGGCGAGCGGGCGCAGGGGACGCTGCCGCGCCTCGTCGCGCAGCCGATCCATCGCGACGACGTGATCAACGGCAAGTTCGTCGCGTCCCTGGCGGCGATCACGCTGGTGCTGCTGTCGGTGGTGCTGCTGATCTCCGGTTTCGGTCTGCTGCGGCTCGGAATCGTGCCGGCCTGGTCCGAGGTTTTCCGCCTGCTCGTATGGTTCGTGGTGACGATCGCATATGTCGCGGTCTGGCTCGCGTTCGGGCTGCTGCTCTCGGTGGTGGTGCACCGCGCGGCAACGGCCGCGCTGATCGGGTTCGGCGTCTGGATGGGGATCGCCATGTTCGGCCGCTTCGTGCTGAACCTATTGCTGGGCGCCATCGCCCCGGTGACCGACAGCACCGCCATCGACCGGGCGCTCGGCCTCTACCAGCTGCACGCCTTCGTGCTGCGACTGCTGCCGACGACGCTGTATTCGGAGGCGTCATCGGTGCTGCTCAACCCCTCGCTGACCGGGACCAACACCCCGGCCACGCTCGGCGAGCTGACGCAGGCGCAGCAGCAGATCCCCAGCCTCCTGTCGCTCGACCAGAGCCTGCTGCTGGTGTGGCCGCACGTCGTCGCGCTGGTGGCGCTGACCGTGATCTGCTTCGCGATCGGCTACATCCAGTTCATGCGCCAGGAGGTCCGCGCCTAG
- a CDS encoding aromatic ring-hydroxylating dioxygenase subunit alpha, whose product MTTTPLSRAATLPSRYYLEPANLEREKELVFGRTWQLVARAEELQRVGDFVPVTILDEPIVITHGLDGELRGFYNVCRHRAGQVALTRGNRKSLQCRYHGWTYGLDGTLRACPEMEETEDFRKEDFGLMPVRVDRWGPFVFACLSADAPPLPEVMGAIPDEVARAGFDMDRMRLVERREYLVECNWKVYVDNYLEGYHLPIAHPQLFRELDYDAYRVEEFLPGQHVLERDPAAERGPYADDLRVVLRRSGHRAGLGVDAADDRLQRRDPAGGHRHLRAGPAWAPLPLLRLRPLLGQARERRLPLPEPGPRVPGGGDLMPRLDRPAGVYQTYWCINAVGRLWTAYWPRHARWHQCGG is encoded by the coding sequence ATGACGACGACCCCGCTTTCGCGTGCCGCGACGTTGCCATCTCGCTACTACCTCGAGCCGGCCAACCTTGAGCGCGAGAAAGAACTCGTCTTCGGCCGCACCTGGCAGCTCGTCGCGCGCGCTGAGGAGCTGCAGCGGGTTGGCGACTTCGTGCCGGTCACCATCCTCGACGAGCCGATCGTGATCACCCACGGCCTCGATGGGGAGCTGCGCGGGTTTTACAACGTGTGCCGGCATCGGGCCGGGCAGGTCGCCCTCACGCGCGGCAACCGCAAGTCGCTGCAGTGCCGCTATCACGGCTGGACCTACGGGTTGGACGGCACGCTGCGCGCCTGCCCCGAGATGGAGGAGACCGAGGACTTCCGCAAGGAGGACTTCGGCCTGATGCCCGTGCGGGTTGACCGATGGGGCCCGTTCGTCTTCGCCTGTCTCTCCGCCGACGCACCGCCACTCCCCGAGGTCATGGGCGCAATACCCGACGAGGTCGCCAGGGCCGGATTCGACATGGATCGGATGCGGCTGGTCGAGCGGCGCGAATACCTGGTCGAGTGCAACTGGAAGGTCTACGTCGACAACTACCTGGAGGGCTACCACCTGCCGATTGCGCACCCGCAGCTGTTCCGCGAGCTCGACTACGACGCCTACCGGGTGGAGGAGTTCCTACCAGGACAACATGTCCTCGAACGTGATCCTGCCGCTGAGCGTGGACCGTACGCTGACGATCTTCGAGTGGTTCTTCGCCGATCCGGGCACCGGGCCGGGCTGGGAGTCGATGCAGCAGACGATCGCCTTCAGCGACGAGATCCAGCAGGAGGACATCGTCATCTGCGAGCAGGTCCAGCGTGGGCTCCGCTCCCGCTCCTACGACTCAGGCCGCTTCTCGGCCAAGCGCGAGAACGGCGTCTACCACTTCCAGAACCTGGTCCGCGAGTTCCTGGGGGAGGGGACCTGATGCCGAGGCTGGACCGGCCTGCCGGCGTTTACCAAACATACTGGTGCATCAACGCCGTTGGTCGACTCTGGACCGCGTATTGGCCACGTCACGCGCGTTGGCACCAGTGTGGCGGGTGA
- a CDS encoding carbon-nitrogen hydrolase family protein translates to MTAARADGRLTVALVSEVFWEPDGLGRLAERLDQCVRRGADVALLPELALHPWRPATKEAVDDDSEPMDGPRARALATAAREAGIGLVGGIIHADPETGRRTSRALVFDRSGDLVATYEKLHLPEEPGFWETSHYEPGTESPRRIDAFGLPVGVQICSDTNRPEGSHLLGGQGAEAILIPRASEERTYQRWKIVFRANALTSSSYVLSVNRPDPEAGVLLGGPSIAVDPKGNVLLETTDQIAIVTLESRVVSAARIAYPGYLPVRARLYADAWGEIAGRDGEPS, encoded by the coding sequence GTGACCGCCGCCCGGGCCGATGGGCGCCTCACCGTGGCTCTCGTCTCTGAGGTCTTCTGGGAGCCGGACGGACTCGGCCGACTTGCAGAGCGGCTCGACCAGTGCGTCCGGCGCGGCGCCGACGTGGCCCTTCTGCCAGAGCTCGCGCTGCACCCATGGCGGCCCGCGACCAAGGAGGCGGTCGACGACGACTCTGAGCCGATGGACGGGCCTCGCGCCCGAGCATTGGCGACGGCTGCGCGCGAGGCGGGGATCGGCCTGGTGGGAGGGATCATCCACGCGGATCCCGAGACCGGACGACGGACCAGCCGTGCGCTCGTGTTCGATCGGTCTGGTGACCTGGTGGCCACTTACGAGAAGCTGCACCTCCCGGAGGAACCGGGCTTCTGGGAGACGAGCCACTATGAGCCCGGGACCGAGTCGCCGCGACGCATCGACGCCTTTGGGCTGCCGGTGGGCGTCCAGATCTGCAGCGATACCAACCGCCCGGAGGGCTCGCACCTGCTTGGGGGGCAGGGGGCCGAGGCGATCCTGATCCCGCGTGCCAGCGAGGAGCGGACCTACCAGCGCTGGAAGATCGTCTTCCGCGCCAATGCGCTCACCAGCTCCAGCTACGTCCTCTCCGTCAATCGGCCCGATCCAGAGGCGGGAGTGCTGCTGGGTGGCCCCTCGATTGCGGTCGATCCCAAGGGCAACGTGCTCCTGGAGACGACCGACCAGATCGCGATCGTGACCCTTGAGTCGCGCGTGGTCAGCGCCGCCCGGATCGCCTACCCGGGGTATCTGCCTGTGCGCGCCCGGCTCTACGCCGATGCCTGGGGCGAGATCGCGGGGAGGGACGGCGAGCCGAGCTGA
- a CDS encoding amino acid ABC transporter ATP-binding protein: protein MIIEPSDAPHLGEVIVDARGIEKYFGTNHVLKGIDLKVRRRQAVMLIGRSGSGKTTLIRCLNFLEEPTVGSVEIDGLQVEADPLHANTRERREQIRQIRLRTGMLFQEFNLFPHMSALANCIEAPMRVRKIPQDEAVATAERLLEKVGLADKRDEYPDRLSGGQKQRVAIARAMCMEPKVLMFDEPTSALDPELVGEVLTVMEELAHEGTTMIVVTHEMHFAREAADTVVYLDEGQIIEAGPPEQVLGDPEDERTKTFLHRFLSSFADREHLHNPESGA from the coding sequence ATGATCATCGAGCCGTCAGACGCCCCGCACCTTGGCGAGGTGATCGTCGATGCCCGCGGCATCGAGAAGTACTTCGGGACCAACCACGTCCTCAAGGGGATCGATCTCAAGGTGCGCCGCCGGCAGGCGGTGATGCTCATCGGCCGGTCGGGCTCCGGCAAGACAACCTTGATCCGCTGCCTGAACTTCCTGGAGGAGCCGACAGTCGGCAGCGTGGAGATCGACGGCCTGCAGGTGGAGGCCGACCCGCTCCACGCCAACACGCGGGAACGGCGCGAGCAGATCCGGCAGATTCGCCTCCGCACCGGGATGCTCTTCCAGGAGTTCAACCTCTTCCCGCACATGAGCGCCCTGGCCAACTGCATCGAGGCGCCGATGCGGGTCCGGAAGATCCCCCAGGACGAGGCCGTGGCGACCGCGGAGCGACTCCTGGAAAAGGTTGGCCTCGCCGACAAGCGGGACGAGTATCCCGACCGCCTGTCGGGTGGACAGAAGCAGCGGGTCGCCATTGCTCGGGCGATGTGCATGGAGCCCAAGGTGCTGATGTTCGACGAGCCGACCAGCGCGCTCGACCCGGAGCTCGTGGGCGAGGTGCTGACGGTCATGGAGGAGCTGGCGCACGAGGGGACGACCATGATCGTGGTGACCCACGAGATGCATTTCGCGCGCGAGGCGGCTGACACCGTCGTCTACCTGGACGAAGGACAGATCATCGAGGCCGGTCCGCCGGAGCAGGTCCTGGGAGACCCCGAGGACGAGCGAACCAAGACCTTCCTGCACCGATTCCTCTCGTCGTTCGCCGATCGCGAACACCTTCACAACCCGGAATCGGGGGCGTAG
- a CDS encoding zinc ribbon domain-containing protein: MTGDTVECFNCGHENPSWAQVCRSCGYAIQPAAPISSGPAGLFPTDQASLTSIGGTLGAIVAAIALGLILSGLIPPAPNVAEQTPSPTPSPSASASELPSAIESPSVLPSPTLPGTIKFGTGWNNNTRQLTGETTTFTADSPGFAHSITLKEPIGVDRLIEEVVRVAADGTETVVQTREEGVVIVDKTLSTEGLRSPATVAQLINAWGKGTHILRIFRGGELLAEGTFTFS, translated from the coding sequence ATGACCGGCGACACCGTTGAATGCTTCAACTGCGGCCACGAGAACCCGTCGTGGGCGCAGGTCTGCCGCTCATGTGGATACGCCATCCAGCCAGCCGCCCCAATATCCAGCGGCCCAGCCGGCCTCTTCCCCACCGATCAGGCCTCGCTCACCTCGATCGGCGGCACCCTCGGGGCCATCGTGGCTGCAATCGCCCTGGGGCTGATCCTGTCAGGCCTCATCCCTCCCGCGCCGAACGTCGCGGAGCAGACACCCTCCCCCACGCCGTCGCCGAGCGCCTCAGCCTCTGAGCTTCCGAGCGCCATCGAGAGCCCGAGCGTCCTGCCATCGCCGACGCTGCCAGGGACGATCAAATTTGGAACGGGATGGAACAACAATACGCGCCAGCTCACCGGCGAGACCACGACGTTCACAGCGGATAGCCCCGGCTTCGCCCACTCCATCACCCTGAAGGAGCCGATCGGAGTCGATCGGCTCATCGAAGAGGTGGTCCGCGTCGCGGCGGATGGCACCGAGACGGTCGTCCAGACCCGCGAAGAGGGCGTCGTGATCGTCGACAAGACCTTGTCGACCGAAGGCCTCAGGTCCCCAGCAACGGTGGCGCAACTGATCAACGCCTGGGGAAAGGGCACCCACATCCTTCGCATCTTCCGAGGCGGAGAGCTCCTTGCCGAGGGTACCTTCACCTTCTCCTGA
- a CDS encoding transporter substrate-binding domain-containing protein, with protein sequence MNHLRRGATLLASLMLVAACTPAGNGSASPSSAAASDSAAPSVTTVDIPAAVCVGAGTTYLSWLSGAENAPTDQDPITEPASATGDLLETIKANGKVRISTDANYKPQSFREPDGSWVGFDIDVGTEIAKRLGVTAEFQHVDFDIITAGSWASRWDISVGSMTITTDRKTLFSFTQPYYYTPAFMAASTRSGVTSVDQIPFELPSGAEALTRPTDSNCIEDIAANRPEFDLLITSGTVIDAAVDADQPIVKIGEPIFLENLAVAIDKSGPAHAALLFEIDKAIGEMHADGTLTTLSEKWFEGEDLTVPPGG encoded by the coding sequence ATGAACCATCTTCGGCGCGGAGCCACCTTGCTGGCTTCACTGATGCTGGTGGCGGCCTGCACCCCGGCGGGCAACGGCTCGGCCTCGCCAAGCAGCGCAGCGGCCAGCGATTCGGCGGCGCCAAGCGTCACGACGGTCGACATTCCGGCCGCCGTGTGCGTTGGGGCGGGAACCACATACCTCTCGTGGCTTAGCGGCGCCGAGAACGCACCCACCGACCAGGATCCGATCACGGAGCCGGCCAGCGCCACCGGGGACCTTCTGGAGACGATCAAGGCCAACGGCAAGGTTCGCATCTCGACCGATGCGAACTACAAGCCGCAGTCGTTCCGTGAGCCCGACGGCTCGTGGGTCGGCTTCGACATCGACGTCGGCACCGAGATCGCGAAGCGCCTCGGAGTCACGGCCGAGTTCCAGCATGTGGACTTTGACATCATCACGGCCGGCAGCTGGGCCAGCCGCTGGGATATCAGCGTGGGATCGATGACGATCACCACCGACCGCAAGACGCTCTTCAGCTTTACCCAGCCGTACTACTACACCCCGGCATTCATGGCGGCCAGCACTCGATCCGGGGTGACCAGTGTCGACCAGATCCCGTTTGAGCTGCCGAGCGGAGCCGAGGCTTTGACTCGGCCCACGGACTCGAACTGCATCGAGGACATCGCGGCAAACCGGCCGGAGTTCGACCTCCTGATCACGTCAGGCACGGTGATCGACGCCGCCGTTGATGCGGATCAGCCGATCGTGAAGATCGGCGAGCCGATCTTCCTGGAGAACCTCGCGGTGGCCATCGACAAGAGCGGGCCGGCACACGCGGCGCTCCTGTTCGAGATCGACAAGGCCATCGGCGAGATGCACGCGGACGGGACGCTCACGACCCTAAGCGAGAAATGGTTCGAAGGGGAAGACCTCACGGTTCCACCCGGCGGCTGA